Part of the Prunus dulcis chromosome 8, ALMONDv2, whole genome shotgun sequence genome is shown below.
gctccAAAATATTGAGATCAACTCAGGCTTTGAGCACAAACCAATCTGTTACTTAGTTTCTTAAGCCAACTAATCTCAAGTTCACAAAAGTCATTATGATTCATTGCTAATTAAATATCACCAGCTcacaaaacaaacccaccCATGAAAATGAATACTGAGCTATCATTCAAGTGTATCAAACTTGCCATCATTCTTACCGTAACTAATAACTGCTAAAGtaaaactcaaaattccaAACCTCCTTTGTTCAATTCTTGCATCATTTTCACTTTATGCTACATTCCATAAAATTCCACAATTTGCAGTGGTAACTAACACTCTTCACTCACATAAACTAAAACATGATGGTTGCTACAAAACAGAAGATCCACATTCAAGCTCCATACAAATCAAAATCTACGGTTTATTTCCTCAAGATGCGCCTACAAACTGAAGATCCACATTCATACTCAATTCAAGTCAAAATCTACACTTTATTTCCTCAAGCTACTCCTACTTCAGAAACACTACAAGCATTTTTTTATATCCCCCATTCTAGAAAACCCCAAATCTGAAACtcaattcttttcttcatttctccTACATTTTGTCAATTGTCACCAATAAAACCAACATAGAAAAAAACATGCAGATTGCAGCAGACATCACAATAAACAATTCAACATTCCAACATAATCAAATCATGAAATTGAGCAACAATTCTCTTAATTCTTACACAGAATCGAAAACATTTCATCACAACATAAAAAACTGGTTCCAAATTTCCACCTGAGCCAGACAATCGCATTATTATTATCCAAAAGCAGAATAAAGCCCTAGTCTTTCAAGACCCTAATCTTATGGGATGTCCCAGGGTTTGGGCTCGGGAACAGCGACGACCATACCTTGAAGCTCAGGAGTGAGGACGACCTGGCATCCGAGCCTGGAGTGCTTGTTGAGAACCCTAGCCCTAGAGTTCCTCTTGAGCACGTACTCTTCGTCGTAGGACCGTGGTGGGAGCTTTTCGAACCATTCCTGCGCGATATTGACCTCGCATTCGGCCGAGCAGGCGTCGATATCCTCGAGCCGGTGGGAGGCCGGGTCGATCAGGCCGCCTTGGGCTAGGGCCCGGAGCAGAGTGTGGCCCGATAGGCCCACCACCTCGCGCTTGCGCCCGTCGACGTCGATCGCGAAGAGCTTCACAATTCGATCGGAGACTTTTGCCGAGTGGGTGGGCGCGGATGGGGATGGGGATGCAGAGGAGGCGGAGGATCTGGAGATGAAGGAGAGCGAAGGCAGGCGGTGGTGGATTTGGGAGTGACGAAGTCTCTGAAGGCTCGCCATCGCCATTTTGCTTGTTTCAGGTTTGGGGACGCTTTTGGCTGTCGACTGTGATGACCTGTTTGGttggaaagaaaaatgctTTAttgtaaaaactaaaaaaaacaaaagataaatagAAACTCcaacaagaaaatagaaaaacagaaaaattaagCATGTTTTAATTCCTAATAccaaagatttaaaaaaaagaaagaaatgactGCTTTTTATGTAATCCAGTGgacttttttcttgttttatttagGAAGAAACAACGAGAGTTAGAATTTTTATAGCAAATGCAAGATTTAAGTGTTTTACCATTGAAGTTACGAGTCATCAATTCAAAATCGACAATTTACTAACTAATAGTAACAATTGTCtaaatttaacattaataTAGTTGtttggaagaaaaagagaaaattaataGACTAGACAGTGTATTGGAACTATTTAAACAAAATGTTTTTGAGTTAATTTAGATTTTGATGGAGTATCATTACTGAGTGGAAGCATGAATTTTCTGTAGCTTATGCATTGTATAAGAAGCAGGGACAGAATCACCAAGTTTCATGTGGAACTCAACTTGAAAAAGGAAGTAACAGAACCTCTGTGGAAGCAATGAATCAGATGCATTGGCTAAGAATCAAGGCAAAGCATAAGTCTTTCCCTTTCACATTAAACTACATCAACAAGTAATTGTTCCAATTGTATTAATGAAACCCTTCCTTGTTAGTCAGCAGAAAGTCTCCAGATTTgatttgagaagccacttttTTCCATGCACAGGCAGTCAAAATGCAACATCAGCAGCAACAAAGAGCACAGAGCAG
Proteins encoded:
- the LOC117636508 gene encoding putidaredoxin, which codes for MAMASLQRLRHSQIHHRLPSLSFISRSSASSASPSPSAPTHSAKVSDRIVKLFAIDVDGRKREVVGLSGHTLLRALAQGGLIDPASHRLEDIDACSAECEVNIAQEWFEKLPPRSYDEEYVLKRNSRARVLNKHSRLGCQVVLTPELQGMVVAVPEPKPWDIP